Part of the Triticum aestivum cultivar Chinese Spring chromosome 4D, IWGSC CS RefSeq v2.1, whole genome shotgun sequence genome is shown below.
CCTTGAGGACGATGACGCCCCCCTCGTCGCGGCCGCGGCGCCAAGCGGCGATCTCCTCGagggcgcggcgctggcgctccatctcctTCCGGACGTAGTCATCCCGCGCCCATTTGAGGCCCGTCTTGAGGTCGGTGGCCATGTCGGCCTGCTCCTGCTTCACAACGACGGGGGGgtcgccggctccttcttcggccTGACCATGCGAAggtggccgcggggaggaggggaaggcTGGCGGCGCCCCTCGTTTATGACGAGGCCGCCGCCGCGGCTGCGCCGACGCTCCAGCGTCTCCAGGGGCTCGGCCTTGACGGTGTCGAGCGGCGCCGTgccggaggagcgggaggaggaggaagcgcCCGCCATGCGCCTCGGCAGCCAAGAGCTGCCACTCCGGCGGGAGAACGTGGCCGCCGGGTGCTCGAACGGCggctcgttgccgccctcgaggtgctcgAGGACGGCGTGGAGCGTGCGCCCGGGGAcaccccaccacaggcggcggccgACGGCGTTGTGGCGCCCCCTTGGCGCCGCCACGTTGTTGGTGGAGGCGAGTTGCTCGGCGTGACGGTGCTCGAAGTACGTCGTCCACAAaacgtggttgtcggcggcgtacttcGGAAGGTGCCGCACCTCCTCCGGCAGGGATGCTTGAATGCGCGCGATCTCGTCGCGGCGTTCGGCGCCGGTCGGCAGCGGGGGGACAGGGACCTGAGCCTCCACGAGCCCGACACACGCATGTCCGGCAACGCCGGGTAGTTCGCCTCGTGGAGGAGGCGCGCCTCCCactcgtgaaggtggcggcggccgaagccgttggccgccgctccgtcgcCGGGGAAACACTCGACCATCGGTCGCGGCTTGggacggggagagagagagagagagggtgtcgGCAGCGAAGGAGAGAGGGGCGTCGGCGGCGAGAGAGAGGTTGTGGCGAGGCAAGTGTGCGGCCAGCGGCGAGGGAGGGTGGCAATAGTGTGGACGTGTGGCGGGAGGGGGCGGGACACGCGGCGgcgcgccttcactgcgccgcccgtgaatcaatggaaggctgaccggctgcagccttcgcattgattcccgcgggaaaccgaggcgatgaggacgacgaagattctcgacgtcgctcagtcgctgactcggcgggtccACCAGTTTTCGCGCCAAAAACGTTTTTCCCCGGCGCCCGCGGgcacccccccacccccacccccccccccgcgcgcgcgcaCGGGTTCGGCCTGGGTTCGCCGTCACCAATTTCGGCCCTAACTAGCGAAATTTGGGCTTCTAGTggtgcgactgggccgattttttcgAGCCGGCGATAAAAAAGGGcctggaaggggggggggggggggcgagtggagTGCAATCCAATATTGCGTAGTAAAACCTGGATCGCTGTAAAAAACAATCTCCAGCGGTCTGAACTCCGATGGATCATAATTTCATAGGTGTTGCACTAGTATGAAAACAAGGAGCTTCAAAAGATACTGAAAGTCTAGCAAGAGTGGACCAACATATAGATATGCAATTTCTGTTTCCTAGACAGAAAAACAGAATACGATATCTTATCTAACAAGTGAAAAAAGTGGGAGTACACTGACTGAACTGAAGTCGGGGACCACATCACATCAGTGCAGCCTCAGTGCCATTTCTATAGAGAAACGAACGACATGGACCAGTGGTTGACGGTCAGTCTTCAAATAGTAGTAAACACAAAACCAACAACAAAAGGCAAGAGTTGCAGAGCAGGAAAGTTCATGCGCAGCTTATTATTGCCTTCTTTGTGCAGACTGCAGCATATGGGCCATATGTGGGTGGTTATTTCTAATAATAAGACACAACAGCTGAAAGCTCTCTGGACTGTGATCTTGTCCAAAGACAGATATATGCAACATGTTACAAGTTTAGAACAGTAATTATGTTCAGACTAGCAGAAGAGTTAAGACAACTATTATGATCAATGTAAATAATGATTACACTTGATGCACACTAATCTGCACAGCTTCGTCCAGATTCCGTCCGAGCAACGAAATGGAACACTGTGAGCCGGAGGCCACTGCAGATCAGAGGGATGCTTCTCCAGTCTGCAAACCCACTCCTATAGTCCAAGGGCGAGTGGAAGATGCAAAATTGCATGTTGCACACGTTCACTGACacttccctccgttccaaaatagatgacccaactttaaagttagtacaaagttgggtcatctattttggaacggagggcgtAGCGGCAAAGAAAAAGATGACCCGCATTTGTTGACGAGAACGACTAGTACCAGTAGCAAACTTCTTTTTATTCAGATCCAAAGGCAAACGATGTCTGAATCTTCCATGTTGACCATGCAAGAACAAGCCTTAGAGGCTTAGAacttacttcctccgttccaaaattagTGTCGTGGCTTTAGTACAAAATTGAACTAAAACCGCGACACTAATTTTGggacggacggagggagtacgtaccaAGAAGCGAACAATTCTGTCAGAACAAAGCGCACCTTTGATTTGATCCATCAAAACCTCGAGCTGTTGATTCATCCAGCTCCATTACATTCATATGCTACTTCTCTGCTGCCGGAACTATTTAAAACCTTGGTAGACAACTTACCAGATTACTCCATccatcccaaaataaatgtcttagtacaaagttgtacacACTTTATATATCTATACGATGAAAGAGAAGGCAACAAGGTATCATCACAATCACAAAtcattaaacggggagcaacagaTCTGTGATATTACagtatccatccatccatccatccatcctgtTTAAGAACACAGCAGTCTGAAATCTTTGTATGAAACAAGGAACTTCAACAGATACTAAAAGTCCGCAACTGATGGCCATAACTGGTCTAGCCAGAGTGAACCAACATATGCAACCCGGCCTTTGAAATTTCCGTTTCCTACGAAAAATAAAACAGGAGTGCAGATGTGGTTCACACTTTAACCTTATCTGGACAAGTAAAAGATGGGAATGCACTCAAGTTGGGGCACATATGGAATCATTTACCACAAGGAGAGGAGACCCACCATTGAGAACTCTCATGCCTTTGGTAAGGACCACATCAGTGCAGCCTCAATGCCATTTATAGAGCAACCAAGGGCATGCACCAGTGGCTGCAATGTGTTAACGGTCTTCAAATATAGGAAACCGAAAAACTAACAAAGAGGAAGAGTTGCAAAACATGAACGTCCATACACAGCTTATCATTGCCTTCTTTTGAGTAAATTGTAGCATATGGGCTGTATGTTTGTCTATTTCCTAATGCTACCTAAAACTATAGCTTAAAATGCTCCGTGAACTTGCCCAAAGATAGATATATGCTTACATGTTTCAGCAACATGTTACAAGTTTAGAACAGTATTTTACATTGGCGATGATGGATAGGGATGAAGTACCATCGCAAATATTCAGCCTGTTTAAGAATTGAACAGTCTGGACTCTCAAGGATCATAATTCAGGCGTTGCACTAAGAAAACAACAGATAAATGTCCACAAGGGGTGGCCCTACATAGCTAGCCGATCTAGCAAGAGCAAACATATACAGGCAAGACCTTCAAATGCCTGCTTCCTAGACTAAAACAAAATACAGGAGTGACAATCGGTTTATACTTTATCCTTATCTAGACAAGTTAAAAGATGTGAATACACTGACTGAAGTTGGGGATACATATGGAAtcatttggcacaaggaccccaccATTGAGAACTCTCATGTCTTTGGTAAGGACCACACCAGTGCAGCCTCAATGTCATTTATAGAGCAATGAACAGCATGGACCAGGGGTTAACGGTCAGTCTTCAAAACATAGGAAACAGAAACTAACAAAAGAAGTGCAAGAGTTGCAGAGCAGGAAAGTTCATACACAGCTTATTCCCTTATTTCTGTAAGTTGTCTAGCATATGGGCCATATGTGGCTATTTCCAATAATAAGACACAGCAGCTGAaagttctcttgcttgtgatcttGTCCATAGATAGGCATATGGCATATGTTTTGGAGGCAGCAACATGTAACATGTTTAGAACAGTATATACCATATACCTTTACTGATTGGAAGAATTGATACGAATATTATTATCAATGTAAATAATTACACCTGATACACTAATCTGCACACCACAGTCCAGATTCCATCTATAAGCAATACTTATCTTAAAAGAACAGAGCAGCAAATCTGCAACTTAAGCTAAATCTTCCTGACTCTACGTTGGGCTTAATAATGTACTGCAGAAAGAATGTAGCTGCTGAACAACTTACAGAGTTAGCCAGTTCTAAGAGACCAAGTAGATTCTGAAGAAAAAGTTGCTTGTGCTGCTGCCATCTTCTAAAACGCATGGCATGGGCTGCTAGAATTCAGCTTGAGCCACTCAAACAAAACCAAAAAGTCCTCTCGTAAACAAGCGAGAGCTTCTCCTCCTCCCCCTGTTTGCGGCTCTGTTGCTCCTCATCGGCGTCAGATAAAACCGTAGCATCCCATTATCAAAGTTCCCAGGAGAGGTGTAATGCACGCTCCTGCTCCTGCCGATCCTGCATTCCTTGTTCTTGAGCCAGTCGGTGCGGAAATTCTGCTCGTCCCCGTTAGCCGCGGCAGCTTGCGATCTTCTGCTTGCGCTCTGGCTTGCTCTGCCTGGAATTGCCGACCCATTGCGGCCATGCTGAATTTCGCCATTTTCGATGTCTGTCGTCTCCCCATTTTTACACCTCCGGGTTTCCCTCCTTGACTCCGAGAAGGACCGATCAAGAGCGTGCTCCCCCTTCCTCACAAACTCCTTGAGTGGACTCGTGATGCTGCGATCCCACACCCTGCTCCACCTGTTGGACCTCCGGCGCCGGACACCTGAGGCCGCCGCAGTTATCTCCGGGCCGGCGTCACTGCAGCTTCTCCTTCCTCTGAACCTCGGCCCCTCGCCGCCCACATCGGCGGAATGCCCCCCATTCCTGCTCTCTGCTGCAATCTCGGCAGAATGCTCCCCGTTCCTGCTCTCCGCAACCCCGGCAGCAGGGCGCTCCCTGGCCGATTCCTCTGCATTGCCCTGCCTGACCCTGGTGACGCCATCAGGCGGCTCGTCCAGGCACGCGAAGGAGCAGGCGAAGGCCCTGCCGACCATGGACCCGTCCCAGGAGTGGCGGGGCGGGTCCATGGAGGAGCCTCCCCTGCCGCCGGGCGGCGGCTCCCGGCAGATCATCCACTCGCAGGAGCGGCGGAAGCTGGCCCTCCGCTCCACcagtggcggcgacggcgacggcccgCCGCCGGCATCGCCGGGATGGGGATCCACCGCCCCGGACGGGCGCgagggctcctcctcctcctcctcctccttggtccCGCGCCGCCGCGTCCCCCGCCTGGGCAGGATCGCCCTGAGCCAGGAGGCGCCCTTCCacttcctgccgccgccgccgcctcctccggggTGGTCCGCCTCCGACGCTCCGGGATCTTTGGCGTCGGGCGGCCGCGTGGCGCCCTggccgtcggcggcggcgccggagtcgTCCATCTGGAAGAGCAGCATGAGCGTCTTGCGCAGCTTGCCCTGGTCTTCTTGGTCGCCGTGGCCGGGGACGGGGGCGGAGGGGGCGTCGgggtggagggaggaggaggaggaggaggatgcgacCTCGAGGATCTCGGGGTGGGCGGGGCTGCGGACGGAGGAGAGGCGCTCGACGAGGCAGGCGGAGCAGACCCCGGTGAGGGGCTGGTCCGGGTGGCGGCCGCACCGCCGGCCGGTTGTTGCCTCCTCTGTCCccgcctccggctccggctccggcagcGGCAGCGGGTGCGGGCCCTCCATTGGGTCGGGGTCGTCGGGCCGGGAGTGGAAGCtccggaaggaaggaaggaagagagggcgGCGAGTGAGTGAGTGAGTCAGCGAGTGGGTCAGTCAGGGTGGGGGGACAAGCACGAGCACAAGCGGGTGCGACGACATTGACATGGCCAGCCGGAAAAgcgaaaagaaagaaagaaaaaccctaGCCTGGCCTGGCCTGGTGAGTGGGAAAGTCTCGAAAAGCGACTTTCGCGGCCGGGTTCCTTCCGGCGCGTGCGGTGTGGGGAAAGGAAACGAACGCAAACGGTAGGAAAAGGCCGAACCAACTGGCTGGGAGTGGGGCGGAATGCAGGCGGACGGGATGGATCGAGACGAGGTATCGGGCCGGAGATGCGAGTTTGTCGCGGCCGAGGAGTGGGGGGACGGCCGGAGCGGGGGCGGGGAACGGCCGGGCGGGCCGGTCGCGCACCGCAAACGGAGCCGGCGGCCGATCCCGGCTCCGGTGCGCGGGCGCACGGCCACGGACAGACGTTAACGCGTGGAGCGGGCGGGCGGGGTGGGACCCGTGCGTGGTACGGTACGTGCCAGCGGCAGTGGCAGGTGGTGGGGGCTCGCTCGCCCGGAGGATCACAGGACTCGCGGCGCCGGATTTATGTCCGTCCGTCACCACCGACCGCCCGGGCTGGCTCCCGGCAGCACCTCCGGTACGGCCGTCACCGGCCGCGGCGAGCGTGCGCCTGTCCCGGATCCCGGCTGCCGCCGTCCTGCCTGCCAGCCAGCCAGCGACCGCACCGCACTACACGCCCTCCTCAACGCCAGCGGACGAGTACTACTCACTCACTGCTCGCTACGCCGTCGGTGGTGCTTCTCcaccaaaagaaaaaggaaaggaaacgATACCAACGTTTCCCATGTCTATTTATATTACCGCAATGATGGCAAATTTATTTAGTTTACAGAACACAGCAATTCCCTGGCAAAAATACACGAGCTAACCGGATTTGCCATGCTCGCCCACTAAACTTCCAACCTTTTTTTTTCTAGTATTTGCAAGAAAACTTGCATCCTTCAACGGACATAGTTTGCCGTGAAAAAACGTGATTTGATGCGCCATGTCTAAAAAACTGACCTTCGGTAGATATTCGGGTCCTTCCTTCGACATCATGATATGAAACAACGGCAAAACATAACTATAAGAAAAATATTCAGTCAAGGACTGTCATGATAAGAAGCAAGGATTCTAGTTCTTGACATCACGATATGACTAATTGCACTTGCTATCCCAACAGCACAACATACACTACTGGACTGTTGCTTCTAGTGATTCCTTTGTTGTGCGGACCCTTCGTTGCTCCAGTGCAAAACAAAAACTGAACTGCCTGATCATAGACTTCCCAGGCAGCTTGATTTTTTTTTTATTACTGCCTAGCAACTATGGCAACAGTTAGGGTGCAAAACATAGGGTCATTCCCAGGGCACAACCAAGGTTGCACTCCCAGTACGAACCACATAAACCGGACCGCGACACAGACGCATGACAATGCAACATCACGGTTCGTTCGACTCTCATGCACCACAAATTACTAACCACACCAGATTCATTCATAACAAGACGCGCAACAAAAGGGCCTCAAGTCATTACCATACATTAATAATCCATTCCAATCCTCTAGGAATTTTTCCAACATAAACATCATCACATACAGGGGTGGGGGGTCGGTCACTCATTCATCAGGTTCACAGCAATACACAATTGCCGTCATGAGGGCAGCCCTGGAAGAAACTCGTCGCAAGGCCTCACCTCTCCGAGCGACGGCCTCACTCGGGCACGTTCATGGGCTGCTCGAGGCTCTCGACGAGGATCCGCAGGTCTAGGTCCTTGTCCTCGAACTTCTTGATGAAGGCATGGTTCTGCGACAACAACATCGAACGACGATTCAGCACACACACTAGTCGACAGAATCAACGGTACCACGGTTAGTTGAACACGCTACAACAACTTGTAAAGTGGAAGGGAATGCTCACCAAGAGTTCTGAAGCAGACATCCGTTCGGCGGGGTCCTTCTGTATGCTGTAAAGCAATATAGTAATATGAGATAACACTGCAATATGATATGCTCCTGCTTGTATATACTACACAGACGGCACAAATCTATAAAGCAAAGCTAGCAGGAACCATCCGTTGCCTTCAAGATGTGCAAATTTCATTAAGAATAATCACTAACTAAAATATAGACCAATAACACATATATCCAATAAACGGAGTTGACTGTAAGTTCTAAACTAAATAGTATTTGAATGGTCTGTTTTCGGCCGGGTTTCCTTATAAATTGGTCAATTCTCTTCTATGTGAAAAGGCAGAGCTCTTGCCAGTTGCTCTAAAAAAAAAGTAGAATTTGAATGGTAGATTGAGCCAATCGCTGCAGGTCAAGCATGATGTGAGGACTGAGGAGTTTAGACAGAGTCACATGGTAAATGCATGTAAGTGTATTACTGTATTAGTTAATCACATCAATGACACACCACTCTGACCACCATATAGCTAAGACTACCAGCAGAAATCGGAGTGCGAAAAATGGTAATTGACACACAAAACATGTAATA
Proteins encoded:
- the LOC123098797 gene encoding translation initiation factor IF-2; the encoded protein is MEGPHPLPLPEPEPEAGTEEATTGRRCGRHPDQPLTGVCSACLVERLSSVRSPAHPEILEVASSSSSSSLHPDAPSAPVPGHGDQEDQGKLRKTLMLLFQMDDSGAAADGQGATRPPDAKDPGASEADHPGGGGGGGRKWKGASWLRAILPRRGTRRRGTKEEEEEEEPSRPSGAVDPHPGDAGGGPSPSPPLVERRASFRRSCEWMICREPPPGGRGGSSMDPPRHSWDGSMVGRAFACSFACLDEPPDGVTRVRQGNAEESARERPAAGVAESRNGEHSAEIAAESRNGGHSADVGGEGPRFRGRRSCSDAGPEITAAASGVRRRRSNRWSRVWDRSITSPLKEFVRKGEHALDRSFSESRRETRRCKNGETTDIENGEIQHGRNGSAIPGRASQSASRRSQAAAANGDEQNFRTDWLKNKECRIGRSRSVHYTSPGNFDNGMLRFYLTPMRSNRAANRGRRRSSRLFTRGLFGFV